The nucleotide sequence cctcgacagccgcggcgggttcggacATCTTCTCTCCCTTGTTGCCTATCGTGCCCGTCGGTGGCGGGTGTCAATGGGTggaacgccgccgagccacACAGCCCATCCAGATCCAAGCCAGCCCTTCGATgggacgcgctcgggctcCGGTCCAGTCACGAAACCAGTCACGAAACCCATACGGGGACTCGTAAACGCAAATAGAAAATATCGGCAAACGTAAAGCACCCTCGTCTTCTCGCGAAAACCTCGTGATTCGATGTTTATTTATTaaacctcctcgccgccaccgcgcgaagACCCAAACACCCTCGCGCTGCCCCGCACCACCCGAAGGCTCATCGGCCCGTAAGGCACTCGCCAGTTCCGGTCAACCTCGGTCACCATGCGCACCGCCGAAGttccccccccgcccccacccccgccgccgccgccgccgccgcccgccccgcccgcgttcacctctctcgcgcgcgccaccagctccccgtccaccgcgatgtATCCGCCCTGtcccgtggacgacgcgccggggacgacttCCAACTCGGACGCCTTGACGTAGGTGACCCGTGAATGCGGCACGTGCctcccggcgtcgagcttgaGCAGGTTGAGCAGCAGGGACAGACGCGAGTGGCCCTTGAACACGAGCAGGTCGAAGGCGCCGTCGGAGCActgcgcggcgggggcggcgaacATGTCCTCCGCGGCCCACGGCAGGTTGAGAGCCCACACGCCttgcacgtcgtcgcccgcgattTCGCGCCATCCCGGCCTGTCGGGcatctcgacgccggcggtggcgccccgcgccgccgccttcgccgcgcgcttcgcaaCCCTGGAGTCGTGCGGGTTACCCATCCTGTGCGCGCCGCTGACGTTGTACGTCGACCCTTTTCGCTTTCGACTCCGGCTGATGTCGAACTTGTTGTAAAACGCGCCATCATCTTCTTCATCGTCGCTGGATCCGTCTTCGAGGAaaaacgcggcgtcggcggcgtcctcggcgccgagcggcCTGAACCGAATCCTCGCGTCGTACCGTCGCATGAAGAGCACGCGGACGATGGCGCCCACCGTGaaccgagcgccgccgagaaACCTCCACCGCTCGCTCTCGATGTCCACGTCTGAAAAAAAACCCCAAGACAGCGACAGCAGCGCGTGCATCGCGATGGGCAGCCTCTCGCTCCTCGCCTGGTGACGCGGggaccccggcgacgcgtctaCCTTAGTCGCCCCATCCTCCTTGACCTCTAtgtcctcggcctcctccgccctgaactcggcgcgatcgagcgAGACGAGGTGCCCTCGCGCGATTGCGAGCGCGGCTGTGCAATTGTCGCACGGCTGCGCGACTCGGTGCGTGAGGGATTTGGCCACCGCGTTACCGGaccccgcggggacgacgccgacggggaaGGACTGCGCTCGTGCGGCGTCCGGGCGAGTCATGAGGCCGTTGAACACCTCCGCGAGTGTGCCGTCTCCCCCCACGCACACCACCGCCCTgtacgcgtcgaggtcgagggcgTTCGCGATCTTCATCGCCTCGCCTcgcagcgcggtgacgcgcatctcgacgacgacgccgcatcCGCTCAACGCCGCCagcacgggcgcgacgtcccgctcgtaggcggcgacgccccttCCTTTCCCCGCGGCCGGGTTCACCAGCACCAGGAGCCTGCCCGCCTTGGACGGCTCGggtgcggcgtcggcggcgaccgccccTGAGACGGAGTCGCGGCGGCCCGTCTCTCCCCAGCCCCAGAGGTTGCCGTGGGGCATGCACCGGCGCAGGatgtcgcgccgcgcggtgaagAGCTCCGCCTCGCTGTTGAAGGAGAGCGTGACGGGTCTGCGGAGATCGCCGCTTCGTTTACCGCCGCCGAACAGACCCTGCGGATTATCGGTGAGGGATCGGTCAGGACGCGGGCGAACCTTCGGGGCGGACGGGCGGATGTTTGGTgggacgcggagagcgcggatTTGGCGATTGGATTGGATTTGATCGCGGACCTTCTTGGGCGGGAAGATGTGCACGGTGAGCTcgagaccgcgcgcgcccgcgccgcgcgtgacccccgcgacgtcgcgcgggtcgaccgAGTATcggccgacgtcgacccgcATCGTCCGAGCGCCCCCGATCGATGCGCCCGATTTGAAAAGGTCCAGCCGCTAAAACAGCAGTCTGCACAGATCACACGCGCGGCCTCAAGTCACTGCAGCGCTAGTGCCCTGTTCAGGGGCGCTGGCACGCACCTGACCACTGTTGGCACCCGTCACCCGGCATGAAGACGGTGGtggtgacgggcgcgagtCGGGGGTTGGGCCTcgagctggcgcgcgcgtacATCGACGATAGGGTCAAAGAGGAAAAATatgcgccgcggtggcgggtcgtcgcggtccaCCGGCAGCACACGGACGTCATTGACGGTCCT is from Micromonas commoda chromosome 12, complete sequence and encodes:
- a CDS encoding D-erythro-sphingosine kinase (Diacylglycerol kinase catalytic domain (presumed). Diacylglycerol (DAG) is a second messenger that acts as a protein kinase C activator. The catalytic domain is assumed from the finding of bacterial homologues.), translating into MPHGNLWGWGETGRRDSVSGAVAADAAPEPSKAGRLLVLVNPAAGKGRGVAAYERDVAPVLAALSGCGVVVEMRVTALRGEAMKIANALDLDAYRAVVCVGGDGTLAEVFNGLMTRPDAARAQSFPVGVVPAGSGNAVAKSLTHRVAQPCDNCTAALAIARGHLVSLDRAESERLPIAMHALLSLSWGFFSDVDIESERWRFLGGARFTVGAIVRVLFMRRYDARIRFRPLGAEDAADAAFFLEDGSSDDEEDDGAFYNKFDISRSRKRKGSTPGWREIAGDDVQGVWALNLPWAAEDMFAAPAAQCSDGAFDLLVFKGHSRLSLLLNLLKLDAGRHVPHSRVTYVKASELEVVPGASSTGQGGYIAVDGELVARAREVNAGGAGGGGGGGGGGGGGGTSAVRMVTEVDRNWRVPYGPMSLRVVRGSARVFGSSRGGGEEV